The DNA region TTACACAAGGGGCTTGAGCAACTTTCAGATTGGTTTTTAAGGTTTTAGAATAATCGGGAGCGGTGATGGGTATTATTTCATATCCCTGATTGAGAAGCGATTCTGCCAGAAAGGCATTGCTTGCCAATTGTTCCTTTGCCTGGGTTAAATCCAAAATTTGCCTGTCGTCCAGTTGATATTTTTCCTTCCAATCTTCTGCCTTTAAATGGAAGAATTCTTCAATGGTCAGCTTATTTTCGTGATAAAACCTGATAATGAGTTGATTTATAGATAGATATTTCCACCCCTGCAGGTGGGCCAGGGTAATCCAATAAGTTGCCTCTTCTTTTTTCATAGCAAGTCTCCTCCAACGGTTTTGGCAATAACTACAGGTGCAATTTTTTTTGCTCCATATCCAGTTAATAACCTTCCTATTTCTTTCACAGTTGCACCGCTATCAAAAATATCATCAATCAGCAAGATTATTTTCCCATTAACTTCCGATGGATTTTTCAGTGTAAATGCATCTTTGATGTTGTCGGCTTTTAGATAACTGTTCTCAAAGACTTTTTGCTCTTTGGTTGTGCGGGTTTTGACAAGCCCATGGGAGATAGGGATGCCGACTACCTGCGAAACCTTGGTGGCAAAGTTCTTAACTAAATTTCCAGATGATGTAGGCGGCACGTAAAGAATCAGGTCAAATTTTTCATTTCCAAATTTTTTACGGAAAGCCTTTAAAAACAGTTTCAGGAGAAAATCAGGAAAATCGCCTCCATTTTCGTATTTCGAGCGATGCAATGCCGCACCCACATTCGAAAACCCATAATATGAGGCAGCAACTCCGTTAATGAGATTAGAATTTCTTGACTCGACTTCTAGTTCAGGAAAATAATTTTCCCTGAATACCTGAAGTTTTTCAATCCACGCTGAGGTTACAGACACAGTAATTTTCCTTTCTCCTGTGTTGTCGCAATTGTTGAAAGACGTTTTGGTAGAATCGCCCAGATAATCACAAAGATATTTCATACGCGATCCTTTTGTATCCACATAAGCAATCATGTCTTTCAGTTCTGCAAGTTTTGCTTTCCGTAATTCATCAAATGCTCTGGTGTTGAGGGGCATAGAATCAGGAATGTATTCGTATTTCTTGTTCCTACCAATGTATACCTCACGTATGATGCCTTGCTCCATCAGGTCGGCTTTGATAACCCTCAGCTGTGTTTGTTTCAAATTCGTTTTTTTTATTAACTCCCTTTCTCCCAACAATTCGTTTTTTATTGCTTCGATCACTCTCTGATACTTATCCAGGGAAGGCCTTCCTCCTTCGATAAATGCTTCAGGCAGTTTTCTATCTTCCGGACTGTAGAACAGAATGATGTATGCCGGCCTTCCGTCGCGACCAGCCCTGCCAATTTCCTGATAATAATGAATCGGAGATTGGGGAATCTGGGTGTGGATAATGAACCTGATATCTGGTTTGTCAATTCCCATCCCAAGTGCATTGGTCGCAGTAACACATTTCCACCTATTGTTCATCAACCCGTTTTCAATATCAACTATTGAATCTTTGTCCATGCCTGCATTGTAAGCAGTCGATGAAATTCCGAGAAAATTGAACCAATTTGCGTAAATTTCAGTACCTACTCTTGTTCCTGCATATAAGACACCTGTTCCTGGCAAGCTTTTAAGGTTCATGCCAAGCCAGATGAGCTTTTCATCC from Bacteroidota bacterium includes:
- a CDS encoding RecQ family ATP-dependent DNA helicase, which gives rise to MKTRFRLPAFYNEQWVAIEKILRGEKILLIAKTGFGKSLCFQFPATIFQGTTVVFSPLIALMRDQVKRLNALGIAASCINYEQEPEDNLNAIEEAKRGRLKILYISPERQENSEWIEAVHQIKISMVVVDEAHCISVWGHDFRPAFKRIVDLVKLLPRGVPVLATTATATKRVERDIVSQIGSDISVIRGELLRTNLKLFVVKVSSEDEKLIWLGMNLKSLPGTGVLYAGTRVGTEIYANWFNFLGISSTAYNAGMDKDSIVDIENGLMNNRWKCVTATNALGMGIDKPDIRFIIHTQIPQSPIHYYQEIGRAGRDGRPAYIILFYSPEDRKLPEAFIEGGRPSLDKYQRVIEAIKNELLGERELIKKTNLKQTQLRVIKADLMEQGIIREVYIGRNKKYEYIPDSMPLNTRAFDELRKAKLAELKDMIAYVDTKGSRMKYLCDYLGDSTKTSFNNCDNTGERKITVSVTSAWIEKLQVFRENYFPELEVESRNSNLINGVAASYYGFSNVGAALHRSKYENGGDFPDFLLKLFLKAFRKKFGNEKFDLILYVPPTSSGNLVKNFATKVSQVVGIPISHGLVKTRTTKEQKVFENSYLKADNIKDAFTLKNPSEVNGKIILLIDDIFDSGATVKEIGRLLTGYGAKKIAPVVIAKTVGGDLL